From a region of the Leptospira kmetyi serovar Malaysia str. Bejo-Iso9 genome:
- a CDS encoding PAS domain-containing sensor histidine kinase, with translation MEKSEENLRALIENTQDSIWSVDKSYKILTMNHLFHEAIFNIYKIDLKIGSNILEQFEADISSTWKEIYDSTFAGNSIRKEWEIPNQDGTSNYYEILTSPIYSFTENMQIPFPKDRSFFLSENLYDQKSKNEQSISGATIYIRDITERKLYEQKSIGVIKSKDRLLAAVAHDLKNPISGILSLTELLKEQASDPNNVELLNMMSQAANKSLNIIQDLLQIAEMENESYKLKFEKTNLNHLIQSLVKQNLPEAESKKIKLYARMETDPIPVQVELLKFQRVLENLISNSLKFTKEGGEISIHSYSQNKKAIIIVEDTGIGIPFGLQSAIFDQFTRAKRQGLKGEQTTGLGMSIVKVIVELHKGKISLESEEGIGTKFIIEIPLDL, from the coding sequence TTGGAAAAATCGGAGGAGAATCTGAGAGCATTGATAGAAAACACGCAGGATTCGATCTGGTCCGTGGATAAAAGTTATAAGATCCTGACCATGAATCACCTGTTTCACGAAGCCATATTCAATATCTATAAAATAGATCTGAAGATCGGAAGCAATATTTTGGAACAATTCGAAGCCGACATATCGTCGACTTGGAAGGAAATATACGATTCTACGTTCGCAGGAAACTCCATCCGAAAGGAATGGGAAATTCCGAATCAGGACGGTACTTCCAATTATTATGAAATTCTAACGTCCCCTATTTATAGTTTTACGGAAAACATGCAGATACCGTTTCCCAAGGATCGTTCCTTCTTTTTATCGGAGAATTTATACGATCAAAAATCGAAAAACGAACAGTCGATCTCCGGCGCGACGATCTACATTCGGGATATAACCGAAAGAAAACTCTACGAACAAAAATCGATCGGAGTCATCAAAAGTAAGGATCGTCTTTTGGCCGCGGTCGCGCACGATCTCAAAAATCCGATCAGCGGTATTTTAAGTCTTACCGAATTGTTAAAGGAACAAGCGAGCGATCCGAACAACGTGGAGCTTCTCAACATGATGTCCCAAGCCGCAAACAAGTCGCTTAACATTATTCAGGATCTTCTTCAAATCGCGGAGATGGAAAACGAAAGTTATAAACTCAAATTCGAAAAGACGAATTTAAACCACCTCATTCAATCGCTCGTAAAACAGAATCTTCCCGAAGCCGAAAGCAAGAAGATCAAACTCTACGCGAGAATGGAAACGGATCCGATTCCGGTTCAAGTCGAACTTTTGAAATTTCAAAGGGTCTTGGAAAATCTAATTTCAAATTCCTTGAAGTTCACAAAAGAAGGCGGAGAGATTTCGATCCATTCTTACTCTCAAAATAAAAAAGCGATAATCATCGTTGAAGATACGGGAATCGGAATTCCTTTCGGACTTCAATCGGCGATCTTCGATCAGTTTACAAGAGCCAAACGTCAGGGTTTAAAAGGGGAACAAACGACCGGACTCGGGATGTCGATCGTAAAAGTCATCGTGGAACTTCACAAAGGTAAGATCAGTTTGGAAAGCGAAGAGGGAATCGGGACCAAATTCATCATTGAAATTCCACTGGATCTCTGA
- a CDS encoding enoyl-CoA hydratase/isomerase family protein produces MKLSKEIITAKDSKIGVMKLVPDGPMTLTLPLMHEMDSILKEFTVDQDIRAGIIAGPDGDFCVGLDPDAILSSSKEEIGKIMAGIFSMFGSLMSFPKPLIAEVGGNAVGGGAIIAYTCDYRYMVEGKGRIGFAEPLVGLPITNALILRMRQVMLPSAVSEAAMEGTLYKPVEAVQNGLLTEVGASLEELRKKSISKINVLNRIPASATVETKRSLNKAAIEAAKAAPVELGHLFQSQPSMIPNLLEAMTANKERRRPALTHTANYA; encoded by the coding sequence ATGAAACTTTCAAAAGAAATTATCACGGCTAAAGATTCAAAAATCGGAGTTATGAAATTGGTTCCGGACGGACCGATGACGTTGACTCTTCCCTTAATGCACGAAATGGATTCTATTCTTAAAGAATTCACCGTAGACCAGGATATAAGAGCGGGGATTATCGCGGGACCCGACGGCGACTTTTGCGTCGGCCTTGATCCCGATGCGATCCTAAGTTCTTCCAAAGAGGAAATCGGAAAGATCATGGCGGGAATTTTCTCGATGTTCGGATCTTTGATGAGCTTTCCGAAACCTTTGATCGCGGAAGTCGGCGGTAACGCGGTCGGAGGCGGAGCGATCATCGCTTACACTTGCGATTATAGGTATATGGTGGAAGGCAAGGGAAGAATCGGCTTTGCGGAACCGTTAGTAGGCTTGCCGATCACAAACGCTTTGATTCTTAGAATGAGACAGGTTATGCTTCCTTCCGCGGTTTCCGAGGCCGCTATGGAAGGAACCCTTTACAAACCTGTGGAAGCGGTTCAAAACGGATTGTTAACCGAAGTGGGAGCGTCGCTTGAAGAACTGAGAAAAAAATCCATCAGCAAGATCAACGTTCTCAATCGGATTCCCGCGTCCGCAACCGTGGAAACCAAAAGATCCTTGAATAAGGCGGCGATCGAAGCGGCCAAGGCGGCTCCGGTGGAACTGGGACATCTTTTTCAATCTCAACCGAGTATGATTCCGAATCTTTTGGAAGCGATGACCGCAAACAAGGAAAGAAGAAGACCCGCGTTGACACACACGGCTAACTACGCTTAA
- a CDS encoding DUF3052 family protein, whose translation MAGYSGKVLGDKLGLKSGMKTYFKGLPEDVQKELKDHLKDAEVSETLKGSFDYLHVFTKESKDLQKQFPKLVEHLAEKGMIWISWPKGSSKVPTDINENLVREIGLKLGIVDVKVCAVSDVWSGLKFYRRKV comes from the coding sequence ATGGCGGGATATTCCGGAAAGGTTTTGGGCGATAAACTCGGTTTAAAATCGGGAATGAAAACGTATTTTAAAGGTCTTCCCGAAGACGTTCAAAAGGAACTTAAGGATCATCTCAAGGACGCGGAAGTTTCCGAAACGCTCAAAGGTTCATTCGATTATTTGCATGTGTTTACGAAAGAATCGAAGGATCTTCAAAAACAATTTCCGAAACTCGTGGAACATCTGGCCGAAAAGGGAATGATTTGGATTTCCTGGCCGAAGGGTTCTTCCAAGGTTCCCACGGACATCAACGAAAATCTCGTTCGTGAAATCGGATTAAAACTCGGAATCGTGGACGTAAAAGTATGCGCCGTCTCGGACGTCTGGTCCGGTTTGAAATTTTATAGAAGAAAAGTATAA
- a CDS encoding LIC10604 family protein → MIGSILLYALGFLILLGFGVYGLGASLPVEHSSSLERVFKTSPNTIYSMIRDFKQYPTWRPNLKHIDEISPASWKETDSHKEIMTYSFIRDQKDALIESKIMDEDKPFGGSWTFEIASVEGGTKLKITENGKVFSPVFRFFSKFVFGHTATMQTYLDFMEKEVQRREGR, encoded by the coding sequence ATGATTGGTTCGATTTTATTGTATGCGCTCGGCTTTTTAATTCTTTTAGGGTTCGGCGTCTACGGCCTAGGGGCGTCCCTTCCCGTGGAACATTCGTCCTCTTTGGAAAGGGTTTTCAAAACATCACCGAATACGATTTACTCGATGATCCGGGATTTTAAACAATATCCGACTTGGAGACCGAACTTAAAACACATCGACGAAATTTCTCCCGCTTCTTGGAAAGAAACCGATTCGCACAAAGAGATCATGACATATTCTTTTATACGCGATCAAAAAGACGCGTTGATCGAATCCAAAATCATGGACGAGGACAAACCTTTCGGCGGCTCTTGGACCTTCGAGATCGCTTCGGTCGAAGGCGGAACCAAATTGAAAATCACCGAAAACGGAAAGGTGTTTTCACCCGTGTTTCGATTCTTTTCCAAATTCGTTTTCGGTCATACCGCAACGATGCAAACGTATTTGGATTTTATGGAAAAGGAAGTTCAGAGAAGGGAAGGGCGATAA
- a CDS encoding MarR family winged helix-turn-helix transcriptional regulator yields MSADLVSQILEFYPRIFFACHTRHVEDPKTKQVLTANQASVLDHLDGDEPVSLYDLALHMGVTPSTMSITVSRLEVLGYIVKEKNPKDGRGTLIRLTKSGERIKSKKSVLDPNLVKNLLKRLNKEEQEAAVKGLGLLAFAAEMEMKNKSLSRSWSRGK; encoded by the coding sequence GTGAGCGCCGATTTAGTAAGTCAGATCCTTGAATTTTATCCGAGAATCTTTTTCGCCTGTCATACGAGACATGTGGAAGATCCGAAAACGAAACAGGTTTTGACCGCGAATCAGGCAAGCGTACTGGATCATCTGGACGGAGACGAACCCGTAAGTCTTTACGACCTTGCCTTGCATATGGGGGTTACGCCTTCCACGATGTCCATCACGGTTTCCCGTTTGGAAGTTTTGGGTTATATCGTAAAAGAAAAAAATCCAAAGGACGGACGAGGAACCTTAATTCGTTTAACAAAATCGGGAGAACGGATCAAAAGCAAAAAGTCGGTTCTGGATCCCAATCTCGTAAAGAATCTTTTAAAACGATTGAACAAGGAAGAACAGGAAGCCGCCGTAAAGGGACTCGGATTGCTCGCGTTCGCCGCCGAGATGGAGATGAAAAACAAAAGTCTTTCTCGGTCCTGGTCCCGCGGAAAATAA
- a CDS encoding sulfatase-like hydrolase/transferase has product MKPSDFPGFMSLYRTSFDYGILMIFVLSTSFFQGCDRVSTSDKNVLKADLTRLLKNGDFECTGDTNREIDRFRFHWKKNPGRYSNLSPKDRWKNVQMTLYTDESLYINESQDSLFIPSDQECILKTKNVFVDDPISASTFQFYASVLSNGGAASGDLQIYQDEQKIFEQELKAQKEEWKKYSLPLDLKTKNEKASSALKIRWNSKNGSGLFLGAPILLEKQNTQKKNVILIVIDALRQDALSSAGSPFPTTPVLDSFSKESIVFKNTVANGNWTKPSMLSFFTSEIASNLGLGNAWFYTSGQQRKIFYSKKPLTMPNAFRDEGYFTESIMNNVFLMDYTSVGVDLGFHKIQQVGKDTLDTEELVSRAERFFREHETDLFFLHLNLNTPHWGYRPPAKYFQELKEKSDPSLWKELDEYQQKYLGEVRYTDALLGRIFEELKKRGLYEESWIVVTSDHGELLEKSHYYHHHFITETVYAHGETHYEKEIRVPWIVHPPKSYQKRIQKKEFEDQVSLLSLMPTLLGLNGISYPQGKLKGNDYSFAVFGKKGPESEPVIFTEGRYSESILTPEFKYVRRYPGYDSVRRTREGVSHKMSEELYDLKKDPKELENLSGSESPLLNEARSVLKQNQLDKNSFYLRLPGCETACEREVRLFVKGGIYRYDFTGNAIVLQEDSKNITFKMLNSSDRSDQILVLKTVDSSPEFRLQILKNGKPEEYRLGKWGILSRPASEILRIEPDYVSLGREPYRYASSEVPFLYYHAGFSGGRESEEEAAMGKEVRKILESWGYIHQ; this is encoded by the coding sequence ATGAAGCCGAGCGATTTTCCTGGATTCATGTCTTTATACCGAACGTCTTTCGATTACGGGATTCTAATGATCTTCGTACTTTCGACTTCCTTTTTCCAAGGATGTGATCGTGTTTCGACTTCGGATAAGAATGTGTTGAAGGCGGATCTCACCCGTCTTCTCAAAAACGGCGACTTTGAATGTACGGGCGATACGAATCGGGAAATCGATCGGTTTCGATTTCACTGGAAAAAAAATCCGGGCCGTTATTCCAATCTGAGTCCGAAGGATCGATGGAAGAACGTTCAGATGACCTTGTATACGGACGAATCTTTGTATATCAACGAATCGCAGGATTCCTTATTCATTCCATCCGACCAAGAATGTATTTTAAAGACGAAGAATGTGTTTGTAGACGATCCCATTTCCGCCTCTACGTTTCAATTCTACGCGTCCGTTTTGTCGAACGGAGGCGCGGCTTCCGGAGATTTGCAGATTTATCAAGACGAACAAAAAATCTTCGAACAAGAACTCAAAGCGCAAAAGGAAGAATGGAAAAAATATTCCCTTCCCTTAGATCTTAAAACGAAAAATGAAAAGGCTTCTTCCGCTTTAAAGATCCGATGGAATTCGAAGAACGGTTCCGGTTTGTTTCTGGGCGCGCCGATTCTATTAGAAAAACAAAATACACAAAAAAAGAATGTGATTTTGATCGTGATCGACGCTCTGCGTCAGGATGCTTTGTCTTCCGCCGGTTCTCCGTTTCCAACGACTCCGGTGTTGGATTCTTTTTCCAAAGAGTCGATCGTATTTAAGAATACGGTCGCAAACGGAAATTGGACCAAGCCGTCCATGTTGTCTTTTTTTACATCCGAAATCGCATCCAATCTCGGACTTGGAAACGCGTGGTTTTATACGAGCGGACAACAAAGAAAGATATTCTATTCCAAAAAACCTCTTACGATGCCCAACGCGTTTCGGGACGAAGGCTACTTTACCGAAAGCATCATGAATAACGTTTTTCTAATGGACTACACTTCCGTTGGAGTCGACTTGGGGTTTCACAAAATCCAACAAGTGGGAAAGGATACTCTCGATACGGAAGAATTGGTCTCGAGGGCCGAACGTTTTTTTCGGGAACATGAAACCGATTTATTCTTTTTACATCTCAACTTAAACACTCCGCATTGGGGATATAGGCCGCCCGCAAAATACTTTCAGGAGTTAAAGGAAAAATCCGATCCTTCGCTTTGGAAAGAATTGGACGAATATCAACAAAAGTATTTGGGAGAGGTTCGTTATACGGACGCTCTTTTGGGAAGAATTTTCGAAGAACTCAAAAAGCGGGGACTTTACGAGGAATCTTGGATCGTGGTGACGAGCGATCACGGCGAGCTTCTCGAAAAATCGCATTACTATCATCATCATTTTATTACCGAGACGGTTTACGCGCACGGGGAAACACATTACGAAAAAGAAATACGGGTTCCTTGGATCGTTCATCCGCCTAAGTCCTATCAAAAACGCATTCAAAAAAAAGAATTCGAAGATCAGGTTTCTCTTTTGTCCTTGATGCCTACCTTGTTGGGTTTGAACGGAATCTCGTATCCGCAGGGAAAGTTAAAGGGAAACGATTATTCTTTTGCGGTTTTCGGCAAAAAAGGTCCCGAGTCGGAGCCGGTCATCTTCACCGAAGGACGTTATTCTGAATCCATTCTAACTCCCGAATTCAAATACGTAAGAAGATACCCCGGATACGATTCGGTTCGAAGAACCAGAGAAGGGGTTTCTCATAAAATGTCCGAGGAGCTCTACGATCTGAAAAAAGATCCTAAGGAACTGGAGAATCTTTCCGGTTCGGAATCCCCTTTGTTAAACGAAGCGCGCTCCGTGCTCAAACAAAATCAACTCGATAAAAACTCGTTTTATCTGCGTCTTCCCGGATGTGAAACCGCTTGTGAACGGGAGGTTCGTCTGTTCGTCAAAGGCGGAATTTATCGCTACGATTTTACCGGAAACGCGATCGTTCTGCAAGAGGATTCAAAAAACATTACATTCAAAATGTTGAATTCTTCCGATCGATCCGATCAGATTCTGGTTTTGAAAACGGTGGATTCTTCGCCGGAGTTTCGGCTTCAAATTTTAAAAAACGGAAAACCCGAAGAGTATCGTTTGGGAAAATGGGGAATTCTTTCCCGTCCGGCTTCGGAAATTTTAAGAATCGAACCGGATTACGTTTCTCTCGGACGCGAGCCGTATCGATACGCTTCTTCCGAAGTTCCGTTTTTATACTACCATGCCGGTTTTTCCGGCGGAAGGGAAAGCGAGGAAGAAGCCGCAATGGGCAAGGAAGTCCGTAAGATTTTGGAAAGTTGGGGATACATTCACCAATGA
- a CDS encoding alpha/beta hydrolase, translating to MSWSNSYNLQDDTFVGSGGSKIFYRTYQPKEGRKGNRVLVVQHGIGEHSGRYEFLVEALAGTGTALYLIDSRGHGRSEGKRGTVDSFSDFLSDLDKLISIAKEKEKVSTVTLLGHSMGAAISTLYAEEGTNQGNLNSLIISALPIRVKLDLVMKIKKGIAPVIADLLPNLTMPTGLNINHLSHDKSVVEAYRTDPLVHGMASAYLGNMLLNSEGPILGNAGKIKVPIYIFHGKEDYIADFTGSEAFFEVVGSSDKSMKIYEGLYHETMNERIEDRTKVLTDLKKWFESHTN from the coding sequence ATGTCATGGAGTAATTCTTACAATCTACAAGACGATACGTTCGTCGGAAGCGGAGGATCCAAGATCTTCTATCGCACCTACCAACCTAAGGAAGGTAGAAAAGGAAACCGGGTTCTCGTGGTTCAACACGGAATCGGAGAACACAGCGGACGTTACGAATTTTTAGTCGAAGCTCTCGCCGGAACCGGAACCGCTCTTTATCTCATCGATTCGAGAGGACACGGTCGTTCGGAAGGTAAAAGAGGGACCGTGGATTCTTTTTCGGATTTTCTTTCCGATCTGGACAAGTTGATCTCGATCGCAAAAGAGAAAGAAAAAGTTTCCACAGTGACTCTCTTAGGTCATTCGATGGGCGCCGCGATTTCGACCCTTTATGCGGAAGAAGGAACCAATCAGGGAAATCTCAATTCGCTTATCATTTCGGCGCTTCCGATCCGGGTAAAATTGGATCTGGTGATGAAAATCAAAAAAGGAATCGCTCCTGTGATCGCGGATCTTTTACCGAATCTGACGATGCCGACCGGTTTAAACATCAATCATCTCAGCCACGATAAATCGGTTGTGGAAGCGTATAGAACCGATCCACTCGTTCACGGAATGGCCTCCGCTTACCTTGGAAATATGCTTTTGAACAGCGAAGGACCGATTCTCGGAAACGCCGGAAAAATCAAGGTTCCGATTTACATCTTTCACGGAAAAGAGGATTACATCGCGGATTTCACAGGAAGCGAAGCCTTCTTCGAAGTTGTGGGCTCTTCCGATAAATCGATGAAGATCTACGAAGGTCTTTATCACGAAACGATGAACGAGCGTATAGAAGATAGAACCAAGGTTTTAACCGATCTCAAAAAATGGTTTGAGTCACATACTAATTGA
- a CDS encoding FAS1-like dehydratase domain-containing protein, whose amino-acid sequence MSAKGISKDMIGTKLDRYEFDVERGKIREFCQAIGETNPIYFDVEAAKKAGYEDTPAPPTYPTVIQFWGYPKIWQDMENMGVDTSRILHLKEKYTYLKPIYPGRVSSQGECINVTVGKMDTMTFKTTVKNAKGEAIVEQEMSIFIRKPEA is encoded by the coding sequence ATGTCAGCAAAAGGAATATCCAAAGACATGATCGGAACCAAACTGGATCGCTACGAATTCGACGTAGAAAGAGGAAAGATCCGCGAGTTCTGTCAGGCAATCGGGGAAACCAACCCGATCTATTTCGATGTGGAAGCCGCTAAAAAAGCCGGTTACGAAGACACCCCCGCTCCCCCGACTTATCCTACCGTGATTCAGTTTTGGGGTTATCCGAAAATCTGGCAAGATATGGAAAACATGGGAGTGGACACTTCCAGAATTCTCCACTTAAAGGAAAAATACACATACTTAAAACCGATCTATCCCGGAAGAGTTTCTTCTCAGGGAGAATGTATCAACGTTACGGTCGGCAAAATGGATACGATGACTTTCAAAACTACGGTTAAAAACGCCAAAGGCGAAGCGATCGTAGAACAAGAAATGTCTATCTTCATCAGAAAACCGGAGGCATAA
- a CDS encoding MaoC family dehydratase: MSKIEYDKVEVGHELPPLKTEVITHANLVRYAGASGDFNPIHNDPDFARKTGLDGTIAHGMYVMAQVGRLCTSWADQQQIKEFGVTFKNMTKPGQKLTCTGKVKRKKEENGEKLITVSVEAADDSGEVKCSGEMLVIG; the protein is encoded by the coding sequence ATGAGCAAAATCGAATATGATAAAGTCGAAGTAGGACACGAACTTCCTCCCTTAAAAACCGAAGTGATCACGCACGCGAATCTGGTTCGTTACGCGGGAGCTTCCGGAGATTTTAATCCGATTCACAACGATCCGGACTTTGCCCGCAAGACCGGTCTCGACGGAACGATCGCACACGGTATGTATGTGATGGCTCAAGTCGGAAGACTTTGCACTTCTTGGGCGGATCAACAACAGATCAAGGAATTCGGCGTCACGTTTAAGAACATGACCAAACCGGGTCAAAAACTTACCTGCACCGGAAAGGTAAAACGTAAGAAGGAAGAAAACGGAGAAAAACTGATTACCGTCTCCGTCGAAGCCGCGGACGATTCCGGCGAAGTAAAATGTTCCGGTGAAATGTTGGTAATCGGCTAA